A region from the Vicia villosa cultivar HV-30 ecotype Madison, WI linkage group LG3, Vvil1.0, whole genome shotgun sequence genome encodes:
- the LOC131660989 gene encoding ubiquitin-like modifier-activating enzyme 5, whose product MEIELNDLIADLQSLNQSLPDPSLRDAFHKIQSRVEHIADLVRAEPVRRAKVKDMSAEVVDSNPYSRLMALQRMGIVEDYERIRNFSIAIVGVGGVGSVAAEMLTRCGIGRLLLYDYDKVELANMNRLFFRPDQAGMTKTDAAVQTLSDINPDVLLESYTLNITTVDGFETFMSSLKNKSFCPDKQGNGVDLVLSCVDNYEARMAVNQACNELSQTWLESGVSEDAVSGHIQLLIPGETACFACAPPLVVASGIDERTLKREGVCAASLPTTMGVIAGLLIQNTLKFLLGFGQVSPYLGYNSLKDFFPTMQMKPNPQCSNAACLKRQGEYILAKPDRDAAAKAKLEAEGPSIEEGPLHDDNEWNISVVDDCEPDGTNTISPDALPEGLTHELPTADEFQNPVTPEAPINDNDDLDELRRQLEAINSA is encoded by the exons ATGGAGATCGAGCTCAATGACTTGATCGCCGATCTTCAATCTCTCAATCAATCCCTTCCAGATCCATCTCTCCGTGATGCGTTCCACAAG ATTCAATCGCGTGTTGAGCATATTGCTGATCTTGTTAGGGCTGAACCTGTTCGGCGTGCCAAAGTTAAG GATATGAGTGCTGAGGTTGTTGACAGTAATCCCTACAGCCGGCTTATGGCGCTTCAGAGGATGGGAATTGTGGAGGATTATGAACGGATAAGGAATTTCTCCATTGCCATAGTT GGAGTTGGTGGTGTAGGAAGTGTAGCTGCTGAGATGCTGACAAGATGTGGCATAGGTCGACTTTTGTTGTATGATTATGACAAAGTGGAACTTGCAAACATGAATAGGCTCTTCTTTCGTCCTGATCAA GCTGGTATGACAAAGACAGATGCAGCTGTACAAACACTTTCAGATATAAATCCTGACGTTCTGCTTGAG aGCTATACACTGAATATCACAACAGTTGATGGTTTTGAAACCTTTATGTCTTCTTtgaaaaataagtcattttgTCCTGATAAACAAGGTAATGGCGTGGATCTTGTCTTAAGCTGTGTAGATAATTATGAAGCAAGAATGGCTGTTAACCAG GCTTGTAATGAACTGAGCCAGACATGGTTGGAGTCGG GTGTTTCTGAGGATGCTGTTTCTGGTCATATTCAGTTACTTATTCCTGGCGAAACTGCCTGTTTTGCATGCGCTCCTCCTCTT GTTGTGGCATCTGGGATTGATGAGCGTACACTCAAGCGTGAAGGGGTTTGTGCTGCATCTTTACCAACCACCATG GGGGTTATTGCCGGGCTTCTTATCCAAAACACACTAAAATTCTTGTTAGGTTTTGGTCAAGTCTCTCCTTATTTG GGATACAACTCTCTTAAGGATTTTTTCCCAACTATGCAAATGAAGCCAAACCCTCAATGTTCAAATGCAGCTTGCTTAAAAAGACAG GGAGAGTACATCCTTGCAAAGCCAGATAGAGATGCTGCGGCAAAAGCAAAATTGGAGGCTGAAGGACCCTCAATTGAAGAAGGTCCATTGCATGATGATAACGAATGGAATATAAG CGTCGTTGATGATTGTGAGCCTGACGGTACCAATACCATAAGTCCAG ATGCCCTTCCTGAAGGTCTCACTCATGAACTCCCAACTGCGGACGAATTTCAGAACCCAGTTACTCCTGAAGCTCCAATCAATGACAATGACGACCTTGATGAACTAAGAAGGCAACTTGAAGCCATTAATTCTGCATAG